TTTTTCTTAATCACACTCAAACCCTGCAGTCTTGGCTACAATCACAAAGAAAAAAGACGAGCGAATAAATTTCTCTTCTAGTAAACACAATATTGAATTTCCAGACTTTTTGGAAGTTCAAATTAAGTCGTTTCAAGAGTTTTTTCAGCTCGAAACAAATCCCGAAGACAGGGAAACGGAAGGCCTCTACAAGGTTTTCACCGAAAACTTTCCTATTACTGATACAAGAAATCAATTCGTACTTGAATTCTTGGATTATTTCGTAGATCCACCTCGATACAGCATCACAGAATGCGTAGAAAGAGGATTAACCTATGCAGTGCCGCTCAAGGCAAAATTGAAACTGTACTGCACAGATCCGGAACACGAAGACTTTGAGACTATCGTCCAAGACGTTTACTTGGGTACCATTCCATACATGACTCCGCAAGGATCATTTGTAGTGAATGGAGCAGAAAGAGTTATAGTTTCCCAGCTTCACCGATCTCCCGGAGTATTCTTCGGTCAGAGTCGTCACGCTAACGGAACCAAGTTATATTCTGCACGAGTAATTCCTTTCAAAGGATCATGGATTGAGTTTGCAACGGACATCAATGCAGTAATGTATGCATACATTGACCGTAAGAAAAAGCTTCCTGTTACTACATTGCTTCGTGCCATTGGTTACGAAAGTGATAAAGACATTCTCGAGATTTTCGACCTTGCCGATGAGTTTAAGGTTACTAAAACCGGAGCTAAAAAATTACTTGGAAGAAAGCTGGCCGCTCGTGTTCTTAAGAGTTGGGTAGAGGACTTCGTAGATGAAGATACAGGAGAAGTAGTTTCTATTGAAAGAAACGAAGTGATCATAGATCGTGAGACAATGATTGAGGAGGAGCAAATTGAGCAAATCCTTGAATCAGGAGCCAAAACAGTTATTCTTCACAAGGAGAATATCAATGCAGCTGACTTCTCGATCATCTATAATACACTCCAGAAAGATACGTCTAACTCAGAGAAAGAAGCGGTAGAGCACATCTACCGTCAACTTCGTAATGCTGAGCCACCTGATTTGGAAACGGCTCGAGGTGTAATTGACAAACTTTTCTTCTCTGAAACAAGATATGACTTAGGAGAAGTAGGGCGTTTCAGAATCAACAAGAAACTCGGTTTGGATACCGACTATTCAGAACGAACGCTTACCAAAGAAGACATCATCAAAATCATCAAGTATTTGATTGATTTGGTGAATAGCAATACAGATGTTGACGACATCGATCACTTGAGCAACAGACGTGTGCGTACCGTAGGGGAGCAACTTCACAACCAATTTGGTGTAGGTTTGGCTCGTATGGCTCGTACCATCCGTGAAAGAATGAATGTTCGTGACAACGAGGTATTTACACCAACTGATTTGATCAACGCCAAGACACTTTCTTCGGTGATTAACTCGTTCTTCGGAACGAACCAGTTGTCTCAGTTCATGGACCAGACCAATCCTCTTTCAGAGGTGACTCACAAGAGAAGAATGTCTGCACTCGGACCCGGAGGTCTCTCTAGAGAAAGAGCGGGTTTTGAGGTTCGTGACGTTCACTATACGCACTATGGCCGTCTTTGTACCATTGAAACACCTGAAGGACCAAACATTGGTTTGATCTCTTCACTTTGTGTTTTTGCAAAGATCAACAGACTAGGTTTTATTGAGACACCTTACCGAACGGTTTCCGGAGGAGAGGTTGATTTGAAAACTGAACCGATCTATTTGAGCGCCGAAGAGGAAGATGAGAAAATGATTGCTCAGGCAAATGCTCAGGTCAGCGACAAAGGAATTCTTGAATCTGAAAGAGTGAAAGCTCGAAAAGAAGGAGACTTCCCTGTAGTTGAGCCAAATGAGATTGACTTGATCGATGTTGCTCCGAACCAAATCGCCTCGATTGCTGCATCACTCATTCCATTCTTGGAGCATGATGATGCCAACCGCGCACTGATGGGATCGAACATGATGCGTCAGGCGGTTCCACTTTTAAGACCTGAGTCTCCGATTGTGGGAACAGGTTTGGAAAAGCGAGTTGCACAAGACTCTAGAGTTTTGGTTTCATCTGAAGGGACTGGAGTAGTAGAATATGTAGATTCTAAGAAAATCGTTATCCGATACGAGCGAAATGAGGAAGAAAAACTCATTAGCTTCGATGGTGATACGAAAGAATATCCTCTCATTAAATTCTTGAAGACCAACCAAGGAACGAGCATGAATTTGCGTCCGATGGTTGCAAAAGGAGATAAAGTAAGCCCTGGTCAAGTTTTGACGGAAGGTTATGCCACTCAAGGTGGAGAACTCGGAATAGGTCGAAACCTGATGGTAGCATTTATGCCTTGGAAGGGTTACAACTTTGAGGATGCGATCGTAATTTCTGAAGAAGTTGTTCGTGAGGACATCTTTACTTCTATTCACATCGATGAGTACATCTTAGAAGTAAGAGACACAAAACGTGGACAGGAAGAATTGACTCCTGATATTCCAAACGTAAGTGAAGAAGCAACAAAGAATCTCGACGAAAACGGAATGATCCGTGTAGGAGCTGAGATCCGTGAAGGCGATATCTTGATAGGTAAGATTACTCCGAAAGGAGAAACTGATCCTTCGCCTGAAGAGAAACTTCTTAGAGCAATCTTCGGTGATAAAGCAGGAGATGTGAAAGATGCTTCTTTGAAAGCTTCACCTTCATTAAGAGGTGTTGTGATCGACAAGAAGTTATTCGCAAAAGCGGTTAAGTCGCCAAAAACCAAAGCAGCCGAGAAAACCATTGTTGAGGAAATCGACAAACAGTTTGACAAGGACTGTGCAGACTTGAAAGCTTCGTTGATAGACAAGTTGAACAAGCTGGTTGCGGGTAAAACTTCTCAAGGAGTATTCAACAACTTCAAAGAAGAGCAGATCAAGAAAGGTGTTAAGTTTACTCAGAAGGCATTGAATGCGATTGACTATGCTATAGTTAACCCGAGCAGATGGACCACTGATGACCACATCAATACTTTGATCAAAAAGCTGATCCACAACTACAATATCAAACACAACGACTTGGTAGGTGCGCACAAGCGTAAGAAGTTCCAAATCACCATAGGTGATGAGCTACCAAGCGGAATTTTGAAATTGGCTAAAGTGTACATCGCCAAGAAGCGCAAGCTTAAGGTGGGAGATAAGATGGCGGGACGTCATGGAAACAAGGGTATCGTTGCGAAAATTGTTCGTAAGGAAGATATGCCTTACCTAGATGATGGAACTCCTGTAGATATTGTTCTTAACCCACTTGGTGTACCTTCTAGAATGAACCTTGGTCAGATCTACGAAACCGTTCTCGGTTGGGCAGGTAAGAGACTGGGGATGAAATTCGCCACTCCGATTTTTGACGGTGCTTCCATTGATCAAATCAATGAATACACTGACAAAGCAGATGTTCCACGTTACGGTGTGACAACACTTCGAGATGGAGGTACTGGAGAGCACTTTGACCAACCGGCAACAGTAGGTGTGATTTACATGCTGAAACTTGCTCACATGGTTGATGACAAAATGCACGCACGTTCAATCGGACCATACTCACTCATTACACAGCAACCACTCGGAGGTAAAGCTCAGTTTGGAGGCCAGCGTTTTGGAGAGATGGAGGTTTGGGCACTCGAAGCATTTGGTGCATCAAACATCTTGCGAGAGGTACTAACAGTAAAGTCTGATGACGTAGTTGGTAGAGCGAAAGCCTACGAATCTATTGTGAAAGGAGAGAATATGCCCGAACCGGGTATTCCAGAATCATTCAACGTGCTCTTGCACGAATTGAGTGGTCTCGGACTTAAAGTTAGTCTAGATTAAGTATAGTGTTAACGGAGTTTTCAACGAAAGAAAATCATTCCAATGGCCTTAAAAAGGGATAAAAAAATAGAATCAAGCTTCAACAGTATCACCATAAGCCTCTCTTCTCCTGAAGAAATTCTTGAGAAGAGTCATGGTGAAGTGTTAAAGCCCGAAACCATAAATTACAGAACCTACAAACCAGAGCGCGATGGTTTATTTTGCGAGCGAATTTTCGGTCCTGTAAAAGATTACGAATGCCACTGTGGTAAGTACAAGCGAATCCGATACAAAGGAATCGTATGTGACCGCTGTGGTGTAGAGGTAACAGAGAAGAAAGTGCGTCGTGAGCGTCAAGGACACATCTCCTTGGTTGTTCCTGTTGCGCACGTGTGGTACTTCAAGTCATTGCCTAATAAAATCGGTTACCTTCTAGGTCTTCCTACGAAGAAGCTGGACCAAATCATTTACTACGAGCGCTACGTTGTTATCAATGCAGGTCCTGCCGTAAATGAAGAGGGTGAGCAACTATCTCGTATGGATTTCCTTACGGAGGAAGAGTACATCGATATCTTAGAGACGCTTCCAAAGGAGAACCAATATTTGGATGAAAGTGATCCGAATAAGTTCGTCGCGAAGATGGGAGCTGATGCTCTGCACGATTTGCTTAAGACCACCAATCTCGATGAATTGTCATACGAGTTGCGCCACAAAGCCAACACAGAGACTTCTCAACAGAGAAAGAATGAAGCACTTAAGCGTCTTCAGGTTGTTGAAGCATTCCGTGAAGCAAATACTCGAATTGAGAACCGTCCCGAGTGGATGATTATCAAAGTAGTGCCCGTTATTCCGCCGGAATTGCGTCCACTCGTTCCTCTTGATGGAGGACGTTTTGCTACTTCTGACTTGAACGATCTTTACCGAAGAGTAATTATTCGAAACAACCGTTTGAAGCGATTGATTGAAATCAAAGCTCCTGAGGTGATTTTAAGAAACGAGAAGCGTATGCTGCAAGAAGCGGTAGACTCCCTTTTCGATAACTCAAGAAAGTCTTCAGCGGTAAAAACAGAATCAAACCGACCATTGAAATCCCTTTCAGACAGTTTGAAAGGAAAGCAAGGTCGATTCCGTCAGAACCTTCTCGGTAAGCGTGTTGACTATTCTGCGCGTTCTGTAATCGTTGTAGGTCCTGAGCTGAAACTTCACGAGTGTGGTTTGCCAAAAGACATGGCAGCTGAGCTTTACAAGCCATTTATCATCCGAAAGATGATTGAAAGAGGTATTGTAAAAACCGTGAAATCAGCAAAGAAAATTGTTGACAGAAAAGAGC
This portion of the Cryomorphaceae bacterium 1068 genome encodes:
- the rpoB gene encoding DNA-directed RNA polymerase subunit beta — protein: MTKKKDERINFSSSKHNIEFPDFLEVQIKSFQEFFQLETNPEDRETEGLYKVFTENFPITDTRNQFVLEFLDYFVDPPRYSITECVERGLTYAVPLKAKLKLYCTDPEHEDFETIVQDVYLGTIPYMTPQGSFVVNGAERVIVSQLHRSPGVFFGQSRHANGTKLYSARVIPFKGSWIEFATDINAVMYAYIDRKKKLPVTTLLRAIGYESDKDILEIFDLADEFKVTKTGAKKLLGRKLAARVLKSWVEDFVDEDTGEVVSIERNEVIIDRETMIEEEQIEQILESGAKTVILHKENINAADFSIIYNTLQKDTSNSEKEAVEHIYRQLRNAEPPDLETARGVIDKLFFSETRYDLGEVGRFRINKKLGLDTDYSERTLTKEDIIKIIKYLIDLVNSNTDVDDIDHLSNRRVRTVGEQLHNQFGVGLARMARTIRERMNVRDNEVFTPTDLINAKTLSSVINSFFGTNQLSQFMDQTNPLSEVTHKRRMSALGPGGLSRERAGFEVRDVHYTHYGRLCTIETPEGPNIGLISSLCVFAKINRLGFIETPYRTVSGGEVDLKTEPIYLSAEEEDEKMIAQANAQVSDKGILESERVKARKEGDFPVVEPNEIDLIDVAPNQIASIAASLIPFLEHDDANRALMGSNMMRQAVPLLRPESPIVGTGLEKRVAQDSRVLVSSEGTGVVEYVDSKKIVIRYERNEEEKLISFDGDTKEYPLIKFLKTNQGTSMNLRPMVAKGDKVSPGQVLTEGYATQGGELGIGRNLMVAFMPWKGYNFEDAIVISEEVVREDIFTSIHIDEYILEVRDTKRGQEELTPDIPNVSEEATKNLDENGMIRVGAEIREGDILIGKITPKGETDPSPEEKLLRAIFGDKAGDVKDASLKASPSLRGVVIDKKLFAKAVKSPKTKAAEKTIVEEIDKQFDKDCADLKASLIDKLNKLVAGKTSQGVFNNFKEEQIKKGVKFTQKALNAIDYAIVNPSRWTTDDHINTLIKKLIHNYNIKHNDLVGAHKRKKFQITIGDELPSGILKLAKVYIAKKRKLKVGDKMAGRHGNKGIVAKIVRKEDMPYLDDGTPVDIVLNPLGVPSRMNLGQIYETVLGWAGKRLGMKFATPIFDGASIDQINEYTDKADVPRYGVTTLRDGGTGEHFDQPATVGVIYMLKLAHMVDDKMHARSIGPYSLITQQPLGGKAQFGGQRFGEMEVWALEAFGASNILREVLTVKSDDVVGRAKAYESIVKGENMPEPGIPESFNVLLHELSGLGLKVSLD